A single window of Malus sylvestris chromosome 5, drMalSylv7.2, whole genome shotgun sequence DNA harbors:
- the LOC126624000 gene encoding uncharacterized protein LOC126624000: MAKGRKLTQSRSERLLGTYGSYSHAHDSPELGEDDVWSMVNSVDEREDHETENSQGEWSPRAVPESNGGVQVRRGHRILRDDDSVGGLSLAFDDSGKTVSSPRIVHQFRGHDSMASPGGHHIATSAPMNVPDWSKILRVDSVDSLYDMDDGLDGNDSEIIPPHEYLAREYTRGATSVFEGVGRTLKGRDMSRVRDAVWSRTGFDG, translated from the coding sequence ATGGCGAAGGGACGGAAACTGACGCAGAGCCGCAGCGAACGCTTGCTCGGAACCTACGGCAGCTACAGCCACGCACATGACTCGCCGGAGCTCGGCGAGGACGATGTCTGGTCGATGGTCAACAGCGTCGACGAGAGGGAGGACCACGAAACCGAGAATTCGCAGGGAGAGTGGAGCCCACGCGCCGTCCCCGAGAGCAACGGGGGTGTTCAGGTGCGGAGAGGCCACCGAATTCTCAGGGACGATGACAGCGTGGGCGGGCTGTCATTGGCGTTTGACGATTCCGGTAAAACGGTGTCGTCGCCTCGGATCGTGCACCAGTTCCGCGGGCACGACAGCATGGCTTCCCCAGGTGGGCACCACATTGCCACGTCAGCTCCCATGAACGTGCCCGACTGGAGCAAGATTCTCCGGGTCGACTCCGTGGACTCGCTGTACGACATGGACGACGGCTTGGATGGCAATGACTCGGAGATTATTCCCCCACACGAGTACCTGGCGCGTGAGTACACGCGAGGCGCGACGTCAGTTTTCGAAGGCGTTGGGCGGACCCTGAAGGGCCGAGACATGAGTCGGGTCAGGGATGCGGTGTGGAGCCGGACCGGGTTTGATGGATAA
- the LOC126624046 gene encoding calcium-dependent protein kinase 2-like, producing MGCYSSKENAPKPGSKGFGSSQPYQQPQTAAQPQKISSQQPHNPPPPPRPQPQQRAQPAPQPRAQHQQPSPPPVKPAPQPNSILGKPFDDIKQYYTLGKELGRGQFGITYLCTENSTGHSYACKSILKRKLVSKNDRDDIKREIQIMQHLSGQPNIVEIKGAYEDRYSVHLVMELCAGGELFDRIIAQGQYSERAAAAILRDIVNVVHICHFMGVLHRDLKPENFLLSSKEEKAMLKATDFGLSVFIEEGKVYRDIVGSAYYVAPEVLRRSYGKEIDIWSAGVILYILLSGVPPFWAETERGIFDAILEGVIDFDSQPWPSISDSAKDLVRKMLTQDPRKRITSAEVLEHPWLRVGGVASDKPIDSAVLSRMKQFRAMNKLKQLALKVIAENLSEEEIKGLKTMFTNMDTDKSGTITYEELKTGLARIGSRLSEAEVRQLMDAADVDGNGSIDYIEFISATMHRQRLERDEHLYKAFQYFDKDSSGYITRDELEAAMKEHGMGDDNTIREIISEVDADNDGRINYSEFCAMMRSGAQQPAKLF from the exons ATGGGTTGCTACAGCAGCAAAGAGAATGCTCCGAAACCCGGTTCAAAGGGGTTCGGGTCATCCCAGCCTTACCAGCAGCCGCAGACGGCTGCTCAGCCTCAGAAAATATCATCCCAACAACCCCATAACCCACCACCACCTCCCAGACCACAGCCCCAGCAGAGGGCACAGCCAGCGCCCCAACCAAGGGCACAGCACCAGCAGCCAAGCCCTCCTCCAGTAAAACCGGCGCCGCAGCCGAATAGCATTCTGGGGAAGCCCTTTGATGACATTAAGCAGTACTACACACTCGGCAAAGAACTGGGCAGGGGCCAATTCGGTATCACATACTTGTGCACTGAGAACTCCACCGGCCACAGCTACGCCTGCAAGTCGATCCTGAAACGCAAACTTGTGAGCAAAAACGACAGGGACGACATCAAGAGAGAGATTCAGATAATGCAGCATTTGTCTGGGCAGCCAAACATTGTGGAGATCAAGGGGGCTTATGAGGACAGGTACTCTGTGCATTTGGTGATGGAGCTCTGCGCCGGAGGGGAACTTTTCGATCGAATTATAGCGCAGGGACAGTATTCGGAGAGGGCTGCCGCTGCGATTCTGCGTGACATTGTGAATGTTGTGCACATTTGTCACTTCATGGGCGTGCTGCACCGTGATCTCAAGCCGGAGAATTTCTTGTTGTCTAGCAAGGAAGAGAAGGCAATGCTGAAGGCAACGGATTTCGGGTTGTCTGTTTTCATTGAGGAAG GAAAGGTGTACCGTGATATAGTCGGCAGTGCTTACTATGTTGCCCCTGAAGTCTTGCGGCGTAGTTATGGAAAGGAAATAGACATTTGGAGTGCAGGAGTCATTCTGTATATTCTACTCAGTGGTGTACCTCCATTTTGGGCTG AAACTGAGAGGGGTATATTCGATGCCATATTGGAAGGAGTAATAGACTTTGATAGTCAACCATGGCCATCAATATCAGACAGTGCTAAAGATTTAGTTAGAAAGATGCTGACACAGGACCCAAGAAAGAGAATTACTTCTGCAGAAGTTCTCG AGCACCCGTGGCTCAGAGTAGGCGGAGTAGCATCAGACAAGCCAATAGATAGTGCAGTTCTCTCTAGAATGAAGCAGTTCAGGGCAATGAATAAGCTCAAGCAACTTGCTTTGAAG GTCATAGCAGAGAATCTATCTGAAGAAGAAATTAAAGGCCTTAAAACAATGTTCACCAATATGGACACTGACAAAAGTGGTACAATAACTTACGAAGAACTGAAGACAGGTTTAGCGCGTATTGGGTCACGGCTGTCAGAAGCCGAAGTTAGGCAACTCATGGATGCT GCTGATGTCGATGGAAATGGATCAATTGACTACATTGAATTTATATCTGCTACTATGCATAGACAAAGATTAGAAAGAGATGAGCACCTGTACAAAGCATTTCAGTACTTTGACAAGGATAGCAGCGG GTACATTACAAGAGATGAATTAGAGGCTGCTATGAAGGAGCATGGAATGGGTGATGACAACACCATCAGAGAGATAATTTCTGAGGTTGATGCCGATAAT GATGGGAGGATCAACTATTCGGAATTCTGTGCAATGATGAGAAGTGGGGCTCAACAACCAGCAAAGCTCTTTTAA